A single window of Populus nigra chromosome 17, ddPopNigr1.1, whole genome shotgun sequence DNA harbors:
- the LOC133676891 gene encoding chaperone protein dnaJ 6-like, producing the protein MGRKGKKPRVSREEEEEEIESEVEEEHQENMNQSSANEKSLYEVLGVAKTASQQEIKKAYYKLALRLHPDKNPGDEEAKEKFQQLQKVISILGDEEKKAVYDQTGCVDDTDLAGDVVQNLKDFFRTFYKKVTEADIEEFEANYRGSDSEKKDLIELYKECKGNMSRLFCSMLCSDPKLDSHRFMDILDEAISAGEVKRTKAYQKWAKRVSETKPPTNPLKRRVKSKKEPETDLFAIISERQSKRKNQVNSFLSSLESKYGGSNSTSEPTEEEFEAIQEKIESRRKGSKKSKQK; encoded by the exons ATGGGAAGGAAGGGAAAGAAACCTAGGGTTTCtcgtgaagaagaagaagaagagattgaATCCGAAGTAGAAGAGGAACATCAAGAGAATATGAACCAATCCTCTGCAAATGAGAAGAGTCTCTATGAG GTTCTTGGTGTTGCGAAGACAGCATCTCAACAGGAAATAAAGAAAGCATACTATAAGTTGGCGTTGCGACTCCATCCTGATAAAAATCCAGGTGACGAG GAAGCTAAGGAGAAGTTTCAGCAATTGCAAAAGGTGATATCGATTCTTGGTGATGAGGAAAAAAAGGCGGTCTATGATCAAACTGGCTGCGTCGATGATACA GATCTTGCAGGGGACGTTGTTCAGAATTTGAAGGATTTTTTCAGAACTTTTTACAAAAAG GTCACTGAAGCTGATATTGAAGAGTTTGAAGCAAACTACAGGGGATCTGATTCTGAGAAAAAGGATTTGATTGAACTCTATAAGGAGTGCAAGGGTAACATGAGCAG GCTCTTCTGTTCAATGCTTTGCTCTGATCCTAAGCTTGATTCACACCGATTCATGGACATTCTGGATGAGGCAATATCTGCAG GAGAAGTGAAGAGAACCAAAGCTTACCAGAAATGGGCAAAACGAGTGTCTGAAACAAAACCTCCTACCAACCCTTTAAAAAGGAGGGTGAA GTCCAAAAAGGAGCCAGAAACAGACCTATTTGCAATCATATCTGAGCGCCAAAGTAAGAGAAAAAACCAGGTGAATTCCTTTCTCTCGTCTCTGGAGTCCAAATATGGTGGGAGCAATTCAACTTCAGAACCCACCGAAGAAGAATTTGAAGCAATACAGGAGAAAATAGAAAGCCGCCGCAAGGGCTCCAAGAAGTCGAAGCAAAAGTAA